From Spirochaetaceae bacterium, the proteins below share one genomic window:
- a CDS encoding ribose-phosphate pyrophosphokinase: MAPESALVNADLSDRFRLFSGRSSPELALEVASVLGRDLCEVRFQTFHEEEVHIQIEQSVRGVDAYVIQPTCQPVNDTLMELLVLIDALRRASAATITAVIPYFGYARQDHKSTGREPITAKLVANLLTTAGADRIVSIDLHSTQIQGFFDIPVDHLTAVTTLCRYLRDSFDLGNAVVVASDVGRAKMADKYAMILELPIVVVHKRRSGVAGLEVEVVDIVGDVHGKTPVLIDDVVASGSIYQQADALVEAGADPAIISVSHGVLVGPAVERLDRPSVQAVVTTNTVPVPEAKRLGGKVRVLTIAPLLADAIARIHNRQSVSEVFRAEQLEFPV, encoded by the coding sequence ATGGCTCCCGAAAGCGCCTTGGTGAACGCCGACCTCAGTGACCGCTTCCGGCTCTTCTCCGGGCGCTCCAGCCCGGAGCTGGCGCTTGAGGTAGCCAGCGTCCTCGGCCGCGACCTGTGCGAGGTGCGCTTTCAGACCTTTCACGAGGAAGAGGTGCACATCCAGATCGAGCAGAGCGTGCGCGGCGTGGACGCATACGTCATCCAGCCAACCTGCCAACCGGTCAACGACACCTTGATGGAGCTGCTGGTGCTGATCGACGCCCTGCGGCGCGCGTCGGCGGCCACCATCACCGCGGTCATCCCCTACTTCGGCTACGCGCGTCAGGATCACAAGTCCACCGGACGCGAGCCGATCACCGCCAAGCTGGTCGCCAACCTGCTCACCACCGCCGGCGCCGACCGCATCGTCTCCATCGACCTGCACTCCACCCAGATCCAGGGGTTCTTCGACATCCCGGTGGATCATCTGACCGCGGTCACCACCCTGTGCCGTTACCTGCGCGACAGCTTCGACCTCGGCAACGCCGTCGTGGTGGCCTCCGACGTGGGGCGTGCCAAGATGGCCGACAAGTACGCGATGATCCTGGAGCTGCCGATCGTGGTGGTGCACAAGCGCCGCTCCGGGGTCGCCGGCCTGGAGGTGGAGGTGGTGGACATCGTCGGCGACGTGCACGGCAAGACGCCGGTGCTGATCGACGACGTGGTCGCCAGCGGATCGATCTACCAGCAGGCAGACGCCCTGGTGGAGGCCGGCGCCGACCCGGCGATCATCAGCGTCAGCCACGGGGTGCTGGTGGGGCCGGCGGTGGAGCGACTGGACCGCCCGTCGGTGCAGGCCGTGGTCACCACCAACACGGTGCCGGTACCGGAGGCGAAGCGCCTCGGCGGCAAGGTACGCGTGCTCACCATCGCCCCGCTGCTCGCCGACGCCATCGCCCGCATCCACAACCGCCAGTCGGTCAGCGAGGTATTCCGCGCCGAACAGCTCGAGTTCCCCGTGTAA
- a CDS encoding ABC transporter permease: MTSYIGRRLLYMVFTMMAVSVVGFAIIKLPPGDYLTFHLQQLQLSGTTMSKAQLEGMRKLYGLDQPDYIQYLKWVANFLQGNLGLSHQWNKPVTELIGERIGLTVLLAVITLAATYAMAIPIGIYSATHQYSVGDYTATVFGFIGLATPNFLLALILMWFSYSVLDFSITGLFSSEYLDAPWSFAKVIDMLGHLPVAILVVATAGTAGLIRVMRSSLLDELQKQYVITARSKGVEEGQLLFKYPVRIAINPIVSTVGGLLPEIVSGTIITAIVLNLPTVGPLLFTALTAEDMQLASSIVMVLAILTVIGTFISDMLLLWIDPRIRFEQEQTA; the protein is encoded by the coding sequence ATGACCTCGTACATCGGGAGGCGGCTACTGTACATGGTGTTCACCATGATGGCGGTGTCAGTGGTCGGCTTCGCGATCATCAAGCTGCCGCCGGGCGACTACCTGACGTTCCACCTGCAGCAACTCCAGCTCTCGGGTACCACGATGAGCAAGGCACAGCTTGAGGGGATGCGCAAGCTGTACGGTCTCGATCAGCCCGACTACATCCAGTACCTGAAGTGGGTTGCCAACTTCCTCCAGGGCAACCTGGGCCTGTCCCACCAGTGGAACAAGCCGGTCACCGAGCTGATCGGGGAACGGATCGGCCTCACCGTGCTGCTAGCGGTGATCACGCTGGCAGCCACCTATGCGATGGCGATTCCGATCGGCATCTACTCCGCCACCCACCAGTACTCGGTGGGCGACTACACCGCCACCGTGTTCGGCTTCATCGGGCTGGCCACCCCCAACTTCCTGCTCGCCCTGATCCTGATGTGGTTCTCCTACAGCGTGCTCGACTTCAGCATCACCGGCCTGTTCTCCTCCGAGTACCTGGATGCGCCGTGGAGCTTCGCCAAGGTGATCGACATGCTGGGGCACCTGCCGGTGGCGATCCTGGTGGTCGCGACGGCCGGCACCGCCGGCCTGATCCGGGTGATGCGCAGTTCGCTGCTCGACGAGCTGCAGAAGCAGTACGTGATCACCGCCCGTTCCAAGGGCGTGGAAGAGGGCCAGCTCCTGTTCAAGTACCCGGTGCGCATCGCCATCAACCCGATCGTGAGCACCGTCGGCGGCCTGCTGCCGGAGATCGTTTCCGGCACCATCATCACCGCCATCGTCCTCAACCTGCCCACCGTGGGGCCGCTGCTGTTCACCGCCCTCACCGCCGAGGACATGCAGCTCGCCTCCAGCATCGTGATGGTGCTCGCGATTCTGACCGTGATCGGCACCTTCATCTCCGACATGCTGCTGTTGTGGATCGACCCGCGCATACGCTTCGAGCAGGAGCAGACGGCGTGA
- a CDS encoding ABC transporter permease — MSEVLPAGLTARDEAANESYYLASQWQLIRRKFARHKLAKAGLVVLAVLYFVSIFAEFFATQDIAKRDTDNIYAPPQRIRFVSEQGFSPRPFVYPLRLEMDREKFRKVYHLETSQPSYLRLFVRGDEYRLWNLFRSDLHLFGVEHGTLYLLGTDKFGRDMFSRVLYAARTSLSIGLIGVAMTFVIGCSLGGISGFFGGRSDMAVQRLIEFMQSIPTIPLWMALSAAMPRDWSPLQIYFAITIILSIVSWGGLARVVRGKLLQLRAEDFVMAAAIAGTGPGATIARHLLPSFMSYLIVNLTLAVPNMILGETALSFLGLGLRPPVVSWGVLLKEAQNVRTVALHPWLLVPGLWVIVTVLAFNFVGDGLRDAADPYKQ, encoded by the coding sequence GTGAGCGAAGTGCTGCCGGCGGGCTTGACCGCGCGCGACGAAGCCGCCAACGAGAGTTACTACCTCGCCTCGCAATGGCAGTTGATCCGGCGCAAGTTCGCGCGCCACAAGCTGGCCAAGGCCGGCCTGGTGGTACTCGCGGTGCTCTACTTCGTGTCGATCTTCGCCGAGTTCTTCGCCACTCAGGACATCGCCAAGCGCGACACCGACAACATCTACGCGCCGCCGCAGCGCATCCGTTTCGTCAGCGAACAGGGGTTCTCGCCGCGGCCGTTCGTCTACCCGCTGCGCCTGGAGATGGACCGGGAGAAGTTCCGCAAGGTGTATCACCTGGAGACCTCGCAGCCGAGCTACCTGCGCCTGTTCGTGCGCGGCGACGAGTACCGGCTGTGGAACCTGTTCCGCAGCGACCTGCACCTGTTCGGGGTGGAGCACGGCACGCTGTACCTGCTCGGCACCGACAAGTTCGGGCGCGACATGTTTTCGCGCGTCCTGTACGCGGCGCGCACGTCGCTTTCCATCGGCCTGATCGGGGTGGCGATGACGTTCGTTATCGGCTGTTCGCTCGGCGGCATCTCCGGGTTTTTCGGCGGGCGCTCCGACATGGCGGTGCAGCGGCTGATCGAGTTCATGCAGTCGATTCCCACCATCCCGTTGTGGATGGCGCTGTCGGCCGCCATGCCGCGCGACTGGAGCCCGCTGCAGATCTACTTCGCCATCACCATCATCCTGTCGATCGTGAGCTGGGGCGGCCTGGCGCGGGTGGTACGCGGCAAGCTGCTGCAGTTGCGCGCCGAGGACTTCGTGATGGCCGCCGCCATCGCCGGCACCGGACCGGGGGCGACCATCGCGCGCCACCTGCTGCCCTCGTTCATGAGCTACCTGATCGTCAACCTCACGCTGGCGGTGCCCAACATGATCCTGGGCGAGACGGCGCTGAGCTTCCTGGGGCTGGGGCTGCGCCCGCCGGTGGTGAGCTGGGGCGTGCTGCTGAAGGAGGCGCAGAACGTGCGCACGGTGGCGCTGCACCCGTGGCTGCTGGTGCCGGGACTGTGGGTGATCGTGACCGTACTGGCGTTCAACTTCGTGGGCGACGGCCTGCGCGACGCCGCCGACCCGTACAAACAGTAG
- a CDS encoding CRTAC1 family protein: MPENQFTVAPTALVAATLLATALFASDAAGQSSPPGYRVAVTRFAEPVCDGTARFVRHELPHASSFDAESGSPFAGIGSGVAVGDVDADGDLDIAFANLVGPGTVLINAGEPWAGGGPAFEPVTIANSRTRGVFLVDENADGALDLVFTRPHTPPQLWLGDGAGGFAPADRFGAWYPAMTMAWADADRDGDLDIASATYDAEMVEEMGNVLFGSGVVYYERRAGRLEPRSLVNTAEALALLFTDLDGDGLADILVGNDFDREDYVYLRRGDGWQPAEPFAATTRNTMSFDLADLDNDGSEELFAADMKPFHPDAATEAAWEPVYRYYEKPARGSLQINENVLLRRMAAGEPGGGQLRFANEAAARGVDATGWSWSAKFGDLDNDGFADLYVVNGMIAADMFGHLPGNELVEENLAFRNDGSGHFTPAPEWGLGDTAGGRGMSMADFDRDGDLDIVINNIGAPAVLYENRLCGGRAAQVALRWPGSANAFAVGARLRLESAQGVQTRELRSGSGYLSGDPPEAHFGLGGGHLPGGTLTVLWPDGVQAAFAVPAAGTRIVITREQEARSLRDGGGHQDRGTGIARASALSGSAQ; encoded by the coding sequence TTGCCGGAGAACCAGTTCACGGTGGCACCGACGGCGCTGGTGGCCGCGACGCTCCTGGCGACGGCACTGTTCGCGAGCGACGCCGCCGGTCAAAGTTCGCCGCCCGGCTACCGCGTCGCCGTCACCCGATTTGCCGAGCCGGTCTGCGACGGCACGGCGCGGTTCGTTCGCCACGAGTTGCCGCACGCATCGTCCTTCGACGCCGAGTCCGGAAGCCCGTTCGCCGGCATCGGCTCCGGAGTGGCGGTGGGCGACGTCGACGCCGACGGCGACCTGGACATCGCATTCGCCAACCTGGTGGGGCCCGGCACGGTACTGATCAACGCCGGCGAGCCGTGGGCCGGGGGCGGACCGGCGTTCGAGCCGGTCACCATTGCCAACTCGCGCACCCGCGGGGTGTTCCTGGTGGACGAGAACGCCGACGGCGCGCTTGACCTGGTGTTCACGCGCCCGCACACGCCGCCGCAACTGTGGCTCGGCGACGGCGCCGGTGGCTTCGCTCCCGCGGACCGCTTCGGGGCATGGTATCCTGCCATGACCATGGCGTGGGCCGACGCCGACCGCGACGGCGACCTGGACATCGCGTCGGCCACCTACGACGCGGAGATGGTGGAGGAGATGGGCAACGTGCTGTTCGGCAGCGGCGTGGTCTACTACGAGCGCCGCGCCGGGCGGCTGGAGCCGCGCTCGCTGGTCAACACCGCCGAGGCGCTGGCGCTGCTGTTCACCGACCTGGACGGCGACGGGCTGGCCGACATCCTGGTCGGCAACGACTTCGACCGCGAGGACTACGTCTACCTGCGCCGCGGCGACGGCTGGCAACCGGCGGAGCCGTTCGCGGCCACGACGCGCAACACCATGAGCTTCGACCTCGCCGACCTGGACAACGACGGCAGCGAGGAGCTGTTCGCCGCCGACATGAAGCCGTTCCACCCGGATGCCGCTACCGAAGCGGCCTGGGAGCCGGTGTACCGCTACTACGAGAAGCCGGCGCGCGGTTCGCTGCAGATCAACGAGAACGTGCTGCTGCGCCGCATGGCGGCCGGCGAGCCGGGCGGCGGGCAACTCCGCTTCGCGAACGAGGCGGCGGCGCGCGGCGTCGACGCCACCGGCTGGAGCTGGTCGGCCAAGTTCGGCGACCTGGACAACGACGGCTTCGCCGACCTGTACGTGGTCAACGGCATGATCGCCGCCGACATGTTCGGCCACCTGCCGGGCAACGAGCTGGTGGAGGAAAACCTGGCGTTCCGCAACGACGGCAGCGGCCACTTCACGCCGGCCCCGGAGTGGGGACTGGGCGACACCGCCGGCGGGCGCGGCATGAGCATGGCGGACTTCGACCGCGACGGCGACCTGGACATCGTGATCAACAACATCGGCGCCCCGGCGGTGCTGTACGAGAACCGGCTGTGCGGCGGCCGCGCCGCGCAGGTGGCGCTGCGCTGGCCGGGGTCGGCCAACGCGTTCGCGGTGGGCGCGCGGCTGCGCCTGGAGAGCGCGCAGGGCGTGCAGACGCGCGAGTTGCGCAGCGGCAGCGGCTACCTGTCCGGCGACCCACCGGAGGCCCACTTCGGGCTGGGCGGCGGCCACCTGCCGGGCGGCACGCTTACCGTGCTGTGGCCCGACGGCGTGCAGGCGGCCTTTGCCGTGCCGGCCGCCGGCACCCGCATCGTGATTACCCGAGAACAGGAGGCACGGTCACTCCGGGATGGCGGCGGCCACCAGGACCGCGGCACAGGCATCGCACGCGCGTCCGCACTTTCCGGATCGGCGCAATGA
- a CDS encoding HAD family hydrolase translates to MNRAELQRTALIYDFDGTLAPGNLQEHGFISALGMSNEAFWRESNTRAQVEDADQILAYMRLMLEKSTERGIPITRQALRAHGATVELFPGLADRSWFRRINAHAADCGLALEHYILSSGVEEMIRGCAIVDQFRDVFASKFIYNEHNEAIWPGVAINYTTKTQYLFRINRGIDNHWDSAAMNRYMAKEARAVPFGRIIFIGDGDTDVPAMKMVTYKGGCAIAVYDPRTSLEHLDKIHRLIADRRVDFVAPADYSRNGQLDIIVKGILSRIARDAESAGGG, encoded by the coding sequence ATGAACCGCGCCGAACTGCAGCGCACGGCGCTGATCTACGACTTCGACGGCACCCTGGCCCCCGGCAACCTGCAGGAGCACGGCTTCATCTCCGCGCTCGGGATGTCCAACGAGGCGTTCTGGCGAGAGTCCAATACGCGCGCGCAGGTCGAGGACGCCGACCAGATCCTGGCTTACATGCGACTCATGCTGGAGAAGTCGACCGAACGGGGCATCCCGATCACCCGGCAAGCGCTGCGCGCGCACGGCGCCACGGTGGAGCTGTTTCCGGGCTTGGCCGACAGGTCATGGTTCCGGCGCATCAACGCGCACGCCGCCGACTGCGGCCTGGCGCTGGAGCACTACATACTGTCGTCCGGGGTGGAGGAGATGATCCGCGGCTGCGCAATCGTGGACCAATTCCGCGACGTGTTCGCCTCCAAGTTCATCTACAACGAACACAACGAGGCGATCTGGCCCGGCGTGGCGATCAACTACACCACCAAGACGCAGTACCTGTTCCGAATCAACCGCGGCATCGACAATCACTGGGACAGCGCGGCGATGAACCGTTACATGGCCAAGGAGGCTCGCGCCGTTCCCTTCGGCCGCATCATCTTCATCGGTGACGGCGACACCGACGTGCCGGCAATGAAGATGGTCACCTACAAGGGCGGCTGCGCCATTGCCGTGTACGACCCGCGCACCAGCCTGGAGCACCTGGACAAGATCCACCGCCTGATCGCCGACCGTCGCGTCGACTTCGTTGCGCCCGCCGACTACTCCCGGAACGGGCAACTCGACATCATCGTCAAGGGCATCCTCAGCCGCATCGCCCGCGACGCCGAGTCCGCGGGCGGCGGGTAA
- a CDS encoding type II toxin-antitoxin system VapC family toxin: MTLVLDAGAAVAVLVDRGADGRWARRQLATGSAAAPHLMLAEAANILRRATLSGEISVDTASLAHADLLDLDVELFDYRPLAARAWQLHENVTIYDGWYVALAESLAVDLITLDRRLARASGCLCAFRTPDE; this comes from the coding sequence ATGACGCTGGTACTCGACGCCGGCGCCGCGGTGGCCGTGCTGGTGGACAGGGGAGCCGATGGTCGATGGGCGCGGCGGCAGCTTGCCACCGGATCGGCCGCGGCGCCGCACCTGATGCTGGCCGAGGCCGCCAATATCCTGAGACGCGCTACCCTTTCCGGAGAGATCTCCGTTGACACGGCGTCGCTGGCACACGCCGACCTGTTGGATCTGGATGTCGAATTGTTTGACTATCGGCCACTCGCGGCGCGCGCGTGGCAGCTCCACGAGAACGTAACCATATACGATGGCTGGTATGTCGCACTCGCGGAATCGTTGGCCGTCGACCTGATCACCCTGGACCGGCGCTTGGCTCGCGCGTCGGGTTGCCTGTGCGCCTTTCGCACACCCGACGAATGA